A genomic window from Balaenoptera acutorostrata chromosome 20, mBalAcu1.1, whole genome shotgun sequence includes:
- the LOC130704563 gene encoding fibroblast growth factor 11 isoform X1, which translates to MAAPASSLIRQKREVREPGGSRPVSAQRRVCPRGTKSLCQKQLLILLSKVRLCGGRPARPDRCPEPQLKGIVTKLFCCQGFYLQAKPDGSIQGTPEDTSSFTHFKLIPVGLRVVTIQSAKLGHYMAMNAEGLLYSSPHFTAECRFKECVSENYYVLYASALYRQRRSGRSWYLGLDKEGRVMKGNRVKKTKAAAHFVPKLLEVAVYREPSLHSVPETSPSRPPAPCHAVPGLEAPCPRHHHSLSPSPASGPALTPAATLMP; encoded by the exons ATGGCGGCACCGGCCAGCAGCCTGATCCGGCAGAAGCGGGAGGTCCGCGAGCCCGGGGGCAGCCGGCCCGTGTCAGCGCAGCGGCGCGTGTGTCCCCGCGGCACCAAGTCCCTTTGCCAGAAGCAGCTCCTCATCCTGCTGTCCAAGGTGCGACTGTGCGGGGGGCGGCCCGCGCGGCCGGACCGCTGCCCGG AGCCTCAGCTCAAAGGCATCGTCACCAAACTGTTCTGCTGCCAGGGTTTCTACCTCCAGGCGAAGCCCGACGGGAGTATCCAGGGCACCCCAGAGGACACCAGCTCTTTCA cccacttCAAACTGATCCCTGTGGGGCTCCGTGTAGTCACCATCCAGAGTGCCAAGCTGGGTCACTACATGGCCATGAACGCTGAGGGGCTGCTCTACAGCTCG CCACATTTCACAGCTGAGTGTCGCTTTAAGGAGTGCGTCTCTGAGAATTACTATGTCCTGTACGCCTCTGCTCTCTATCGCCAGCGTCGTTCTGGCCGGTCCTGGTACCTGGGCCTGGACAAGGAGGGCCGAGTCATGAAGGGAAATCGAGTCAAGAAGACCAAGGCAGCCGCCCACTTTGTGCCCAAGCTCCTGGAGG tgGCTGTGTACCGGGAGCCTTCTCTCCACAGTGTCCCTGAGACCTCCCCTTccaggccccctgccccctgccatgCAGTCCCCGGACTGGAGGCTCCCTGCCCTCGCCACCACCACAGCCTGTCTCCCAGccctgcttctggccctgctctcacCCCTGCTGCCACGCTCATGCCCTGA
- the LOC130704563 gene encoding fibroblast growth factor 11 isoform X2 — protein sequence MAAPASSLIRQKREVREPGGSRPVSAQRRVCPRGTKSLCQKQLLILLSKVRLCGGRPARPDRCPEPQLKGIVTKLFCCQGFYLQAKPDGSIQGTPEDTSSFTHFKLIPVGLRVVTIQSAKLGHYMAMNAEGLLYSSRRSGRSWYLGLDKEGRVMKGNRVKKTKAAAHFVPKLLEVAVYREPSLHSVPETSPSRPPAPCHAVPGLEAPCPRHHHSLSPSPASGPALTPAATLMP from the exons ATGGCGGCACCGGCCAGCAGCCTGATCCGGCAGAAGCGGGAGGTCCGCGAGCCCGGGGGCAGCCGGCCCGTGTCAGCGCAGCGGCGCGTGTGTCCCCGCGGCACCAAGTCCCTTTGCCAGAAGCAGCTCCTCATCCTGCTGTCCAAGGTGCGACTGTGCGGGGGGCGGCCCGCGCGGCCGGACCGCTGCCCGG AGCCTCAGCTCAAAGGCATCGTCACCAAACTGTTCTGCTGCCAGGGTTTCTACCTCCAGGCGAAGCCCGACGGGAGTATCCAGGGCACCCCAGAGGACACCAGCTCTTTCA cccacttCAAACTGATCCCTGTGGGGCTCCGTGTAGTCACCATCCAGAGTGCCAAGCTGGGTCACTACATGGCCATGAACGCTGAGGGGCTGCTCTACAGCTCG CGTCGTTCTGGCCGGTCCTGGTACCTGGGCCTGGACAAGGAGGGCCGAGTCATGAAGGGAAATCGAGTCAAGAAGACCAAGGCAGCCGCCCACTTTGTGCCCAAGCTCCTGGAGG tgGCTGTGTACCGGGAGCCTTCTCTCCACAGTGTCCCTGAGACCTCCCCTTccaggccccctgccccctgccatgCAGTCCCCGGACTGGAGGCTCCCTGCCCTCGCCACCACCACAGCCTGTCTCCCAGccctgcttctggccctgctctcacCCCTGCTGCCACGCTCATGCCCTGA